The following are from one region of the Halodesulfurarchaeum sp. HSR-GB genome:
- a CDS encoding energy-coupling factor transporter transmembrane component T, translating to MTGAEQRFDPRSKLAVALAFVLAGFLTGTIRGQLLFFALLGVVVLVLGEVSIRDWLGALKPLAVLVVLLLVLNTPFYASGPAWYAVQIGPVELAVTPGGAQTAGLIAARLVLVAGAAAWFALGTAPERFEAALVELGLPWSFAFLLSLTIGLVPEMRKRFRTIEESQRTRGLDLSGGPIARTRARLPMLVPFLAAVIRYGYDLSTALTARGFDEPGPRTSITTVDHTRRDLGLYLLAVGVVSVGLVL from the coding sequence ATGACCGGGGCCGAGCAACGGTTCGACCCGCGGTCAAAACTCGCGGTCGCCCTCGCGTTCGTCCTGGCCGGGTTCCTGACGGGGACGATCCGTGGGCAACTGCTGTTTTTCGCCCTGCTGGGAGTGGTCGTGCTGGTCCTGGGCGAGGTGTCGATCCGTGACTGGCTGGGGGCGCTCAAACCCCTCGCCGTGCTGGTGGTCCTTTTGCTGGTCCTCAACACCCCATTCTACGCCTCGGGGCCGGCCTGGTACGCGGTCCAGATCGGGCCGGTCGAATTGGCGGTGACACCCGGCGGAGCCCAGACAGCCGGGCTGATCGCTGCTCGGCTGGTGCTAGTCGCTGGCGCGGCGGCGTGGTTCGCGCTGGGGACCGCACCCGAGCGCTTCGAGGCGGCGCTCGTCGAACTCGGGCTCCCCTGGTCGTTTGCGTTCCTGCTCTCGCTCACGATCGGGCTGGTTCCGGAGATGCGCAAGCGCTTTCGGACGATCGAGGAGTCCCAGCGCACCCGCGGGCTCGACCTCTCGGGCGGCCCGATCGCCAGGACGCGGGCCCGACTGCCGATGCTCGTCCCATTCCTGGCGGCGGTCATCCGCTATGGCTATGACCTCTCGACGGCCCTCACAGCACGCGGCTTCGACGAGCCAGGGCCCCGAACGTCGATCACGACGGTCGATCACAC
- a CDS encoding ABC transporter ATP-binding protein, whose product MIDVTDLSFEYDDGPRVFEDLSLTIPEGETVAVLGANGTGKTTFLRLLAGLLTPTNGEIRIDGDQDPTVGLTPEIPADGLFAATVSEEVAFFPENRGLAVQEQVDQALEALGITHLADRIPQALSEGEKRLVTIASVLSGDPDVIGLDEPTSGLDESGWRRLGERLAALDRTVVLVTHDTDFAWRYADSAVVLTDSGVDREGPIREILADSTYDLAGVGLTTPEPVVWARERGIEEPPRTVAAAVELIEGEEP is encoded by the coding sequence GTGATCGACGTCACCGACCTGTCCTTCGAGTACGACGACGGTCCGCGGGTCTTCGAGGACCTTTCCCTCACGATCCCGGAGGGCGAGACCGTCGCCGTGCTGGGGGCAAACGGCACGGGCAAGACGACGTTTCTCCGGTTACTCGCGGGGTTGTTGACACCCACGAACGGCGAGATTCGGATCGATGGGGACCAGGACCCGACCGTTGGACTGACCCCCGAAATCCCCGCCGACGGGCTCTTCGCCGCGACGGTCAGCGAGGAGGTCGCCTTCTTCCCGGAGAACCGTGGGTTGGCCGTCCAGGAGCAAGTGGACCAGGCCCTCGAAGCCCTGGGCATAACTCACCTCGCCGACCGAATCCCACAGGCACTCTCGGAGGGCGAAAAGCGGCTGGTGACCATCGCCTCGGTGCTTTCGGGCGATCCGGACGTGATCGGCCTCGACGAACCGACGAGCGGGCTGGATGAGTCGGGCTGGCGACGGCTCGGGGAACGACTCGCGGCCCTCGACCGGACCGTCGTGCTGGTGACCCACGACACCGATTTCGCGTGGCGGTATGCCGACTCAGCGGTCGTGCTGACTGACTCCGGCGTGGATCGAGAGGGGCCGATCCGGGAGATCCTCGCGGACTCCACCTACGACCTGGCAGGCGTGGGGTTGACCACACCCGAACCGGTCGTCTGGGCCCGCGAACGCGGGATCGAGGAGCCACCGCGGACAGTCGCGGCGGCCGTCGAGTTGATCGAGGGCGAGGAGCCATGA